Within the Zea mays cultivar B73 chromosome 10, Zm-B73-REFERENCE-NAM-5.0, whole genome shotgun sequence genome, the region TACAGCAGCACTGCGTGCATCCCTCACACACACCACACCGTATCGGGCTACTACCGGAGCATACATACACACACACAGACATGAGTGGTAGGGAAGCTTGCCAGGAAATTATTCCAGGCGGGCCCCTGACACGAGAGCATGATTGCAGCGGGCCCAGGCTTGTAGGTGACGGACCCCCCAAGTGGAAACAAAAGAGACCTGTTGTTTCCAGAAgcgaaaaaaaaaacagaaagcgAAGAGGAGAAATGTGGCGGGGGTAAAGAAACCGTTATTCCTGGCAAATCAATGCCGCGCTGCCTCTCTGGGGCATGGGGCGGGGCCCACCGAGCGGCGGCCTTGCCTTGCCTTGCCTGGCTGGCAGGCGCTGGCGCTTTCACGCCGCGGGCCCGTGGGATGGGAGTGATGACTGATGAGTGGACGGAACGGACGAGCTCCTCCCCCGCGTGTCGGTGGCGTGGCGTCGTGCCAGCTCACGCGCATTGACTGCCTCTGACACCCGCACCACGCCAGCCAGCGGCTCCGTTTCCTCGCCCTCACATGATTGGTTGGTGGGCTGGTGCTTTTCGCCGCGGGTGGACGGACGGACGGACACGCCTGTGGGTGGCAGCGCACATATGCATAGCATGCTCGCCGACACGATGCACGTTCCTTCTTCCCGTAACCCGGACGGCCGGACCCCTCCAATTATTGCACGACCCAACATCGTGCGTGCACGCACTCGCTCAATCACCACTCGCGCTTTATATGATTTTTTTATTTACATATAACCATTCACCATGATTTGCAAAAAAAATTTGTTAAACTTAAAATCTGTCATAGAAAAAAAGTACTAGTGAACTGTGGGTGAAAACAAAATTTATTCACGACTGGATTTGGGGTGGCTGCAGGGTGCTGATCTTCGTCCGGCTGATCGCGTTCACGCTGTTCGTAATCTGGCGCATCTCGCACCGCAACCCGGACGCGCTGTGGCTGTGGGTGACGTCGATCGCGGGCGAGTTCTGGTTCGGCTTCTCGTGGCTGCTGGaccagctgccgaagctgaacccgATCAACCGCGTGCCGGACCTGGCGGCGCTGCGGCAGCGGTTCGACCGCGCGGGCGGGGGCGCCGGCGGAGGGACGTCGCTGCTGCCGGGGCTGGACGTGTTCGTGACGACGGCGGACCCGTTCAAGGAGCCGATCCTGAGCACGGCCAACTCCGTGCTGTCCATCCTGGCCGCCGACTACCCCGTGGAGCGCAACACGTGCTACCTCTCCGACGACTCCGGGATGCTGCTCACCTACGAGGCCATGGCGGAGGCCGCCAAGTTCGCCACCGTCTGGGTGCCCTTCTGCCGCAAGCACGGCATCGAGCCGCGCGGCCCCGAGAGCTACTTCGACCTCAAGTCCCACCCTTACATGGGCCGCTCCCAGGAGGACTTCGTCAACGACCGCCGCCGCGTGCgcaaggactacgacgagttcaagGCGCGCATCAACGGCCTCGACCACGACATCAAGCAGAGGTCCGACGCGTACAACGCCGCCAGGGGGCTCAAGGACGGCGAGCCCAGGGCAACCTGGATGGCCGACGGCACCCAGTGGGAGGGCACATGGGTTGAGCCCTCCGAGAACCACCGCAAGGGAGACCACGCCGGCATCGTACTGGTCAGTCTTTTTTCTTCTCTTCAATTGCTTAATTTGCGCCATTAAATAAATTATTACATTACTAGTACTAGTACGTCCCTAGATAGCCAGATTTTTTGCATGGGTATGTATGAATGCAGTGTGGCCGAAATCGGTTAGTAGATGAGGGGTGGTTTTCCAGGGGATTTGACGGAATGGACGCGGCCGGCTGATGGTGGAGAGCGCAACCACCGCCGCGCGCGTACACTGAATTGCCCAGACACAGACAGAGCCATCCAGCAGCAAGAAGACCACACGCACTGTCCCATTGAACCCTAGTGTGACGAGGTGGTTGGGGTGGTCCTTTCCCCCCCGACACCACCACAGAATCGCCTTTAAGCCCCCAATTCAATTGGCCACTGGTGGATTCCTGATTAGGGGCTGTGCTGTGCAGCTGTGCTGTGCTGTGGCCTTTCTTCGGTCGCCCTCAATCATTGATTCCCCGGATAATTTACTCTGCTCTACCTCTACCCACCTCCATTATATATATAGTTAATAAAATCACCACTTGGTTGACAGTTTTACTAATTATTAACCGTCAGTTTCAGTTTCACTTTCACAAAGTACTGTAGGAGACGAGTAATTAATTAACTACTTATTACACATTTACCATCACAAAGTTAACCCACTGTAAAAAAAAACTGCAGGTGCTTCTGAACCACCCGAGCCACAGCCGTCAGCTCGGCCCGCCGGCGAGCGCGGACAACCCGCTGGACTTGAGCATGGTGGACGTGCGGCTCCCGATGCTGGTGTACGTGTCCCGCGAGAAGCGGCCCGGGCACAACCACCAGAAGAAGGCCGGCGCCATGAACGCGCTGACCCGGTGCTCCGCGGTGCTGTCCAACTCGCCCTTCATCCTCAACCTGGACTGCGACCACTACATCAACAACTCGCAGGCGCTGCGCGCGGGCATCTGCTTCATGCTCGGCCGCGACAGCGACACGGTGGCCTTCGTGCAGTTCCCGCAGCGCTTCGAGGGCGTGGACCCCACGGACCTGTACGCCAACCACAACCGCATCTTCTTCGACGGCACGCTCAGGGCGCTGGACGGCATGCAGGGCCCCATCTACGTGGGCACGGGCTGCCTGTTCCGCCGCATCACGCTCTACGGCTTCGACCCGCCGCGGATCAACGTGGGCGGGCCGTGCTTCCCGGCGCTGGGCGGCATGTTCGCCAAGGCCAAGTACGAGAAGCCCGGGCTGGAGCTCACCACCACCAAGGCCGCCGTGGCCAAGGGCAAGCACGGCTTCCTGCCCATGCCCAAGAAGTCGTACGGCAAGTCGGACGCGTTCGCGGACACCATCCCGATGGCGTCGCACCCGTCGCCGTTCGCGGCCGCCTCGGCCGCCTCCGTCGTGGCGGACGAGGCGACCATCGCCGAGGCCGTGGCGGTGTGCGCGGCGGCGTACGAGAAGAAGACCGGGTGGGGCAGCGACATCGGGTGGGTGTACGGCACGGTGACGGAGGACGTGGTGACGGGGTACCGGATGCACATCAAGGGGTGGCGGTCCCGCTACTGCTCCATCTACCCGCACGCCTTCATCGGCACCGCCCCCATCAACCTGACGGAGCGGCTGTTCCAGGTGCTCCGCTGGTCGACGGGTTCCCTGGAGATCTTCTTCTCCCGGAACAACCCGCTGTTCGGGAGCACGTTCCTGCACCCGCTGCAGCGCGTGGCGTACATCAACATCACGACGTACCCGTTCACGGCCATCTTCCTCATCTTCTACACgacggtgccggcgctgtcgttcGTGACGGGGCACTTCATCGTGCAGCGGCCCACCACCATGTTCTACGTGTACCTGGCCATCGTGCTGGGCACGCTGCTGATCCTGGCCGTCCTGGAGGTGAAGTGGGCGGGCGTGACGGTGTTCGAGTGGTTCAGGAACGGGCAGTTCTGGATGACGGCCAGCTGCTCCGCGTACCTGGCCGCGGTGTGCCAGGTGCTGGTGAAGGTGGTGTTCAGGCGGGACATCTCGTTCAAGCTGACGTCGAAGCAGCCCGCGGGGGACGAGAAGAAGGACCCCTACGCAGACCTGTACGTGGTGCGCTGGACCTGGCTCATGGTGACGCCCATCATCATCATCCTCGTCAACATCATCGGCTCCGCCGTGGCCTTCGCCAAGGTGCTGGACGGCGAGTGGACGCACTGGCTCAAGGTGGCCGGCGGCGTCTTCTTCAACTTCTGGGTGCTCTTCCACCTCTACCCTTTCGCCAAGGGCATCCTGGGGAGGCACGGCAAGACCCCCGTGGTGGTGCTCGTCTGGTGggccttcaccttcgtcatcaccGCCGTGCTGTACATCAACATCCCCCACATCCACGGGCCAGGCGGCAAGCACGGCGGCGCGATCGGAAGGCACGGCGGCGACGCACACCACCATGGCAAGAAGTTCGACGGCTACTACCTCTGGCCGTGAAGCGCCGAGCAGCCAGCATCGTCATGCATGCACATATACCGCCTGCCCTGATGGTGACGATGGTGAGCCGCCAAGGTGAAGACTGAAGAGTACGTTCCCGTTCATCCATCCATCGTCTCCTTAGTACTGCTGCCCGGTGATTAGTCGATGAAGAGTGAAGGTGAAGGCTACCCACACACACACATTTGGTCGACGTACCcgccaaaatttgaattttttttcttcccCCTTCTTCCTTCTCATTCTTTTTTCTTTTAGTTTTGTCCAGAAATCGAAAGGTGTGTTGATTTGATTTAGTTTTTTTAATTACCGTGCCCCGTGGTAATTAATTATGTACgtacttatatatatatacattaCGCCGAAGAGGAAGGAGCACTTTGTATAAGAGAGGAATGGGGAACGTACTTATGGGTGGGGGGCCGGGGTGTCAGCGTCTGCCTGTCTGTACTGTACATGGCTTAGAGGAGTCACATGCAGAGAGGGAGGGCCCTGGCTTTGGGGTGGTATTCTTTTGGTACATGGATCAAGAATAAATTGAATTTCATTCTTGTTGTTTGGAAAAGAGGTGTACACCCTCCTCCCTCCTGGACTCTGGTTCCTGTGGAGAGTATGTATCTTTATTATTACTGATGTACCACCTGTGTGTTGTCGGTACTGTAATTGGATAGTAAGTACTACACTGATCTGCTGGTCTAATCAATGTTGTTGTTTTATATGGATAATAATAATGATTAGTAAGTCAATGGTGAACATGAGCTTGCTGTCCATTACTCCATTGCGTGTGAATTGGAATTCCTTGTGCTCTTCACGATGGCGCGCCGGTGGGGCGAGCTGGTTGGTGCCCTAGGGCCAGCCATGTGATGGCAATATGGCATGGCAGGCCATTGCAATGCGTGGCCGTCGTCCTTGTATTTGAGCGCGGCGGCGTCCGTCGTGCCGCCCGTGACTTGTGGTGAGTGGCGAGGCAGGTGGCGGGAATCTTGTGCTGCCGGGATGGACTTGAATTGGGAGGCTGGCTTCCTAAACTGAACGTGGGTGTGttgatgagagagagagagagatagtcaTGTAAGCAAGCATGCTCCGTCCGATCGGCAAACGCGGCGCCGCGCCTGACTGTCTATGGTTGAGTGGGCGACATGGCGTTTGTTGGTACAGAGCAGAGAACCAAAGGGTTCccgttttttttcttttccctttgcgTGCTGTGTTAGAAGTGTACAGTAACGGAGGTTGGTGGCTGGCTAGTAGTGGGTGTTACAAAATAACATATTACAAAGTTATATGTGATATGGTGACCAATCCAAGGGGCTCGACGAACACATCCCAAGGGACACACCTCTTGGTGATGACCCCTGTCACATGTATATAAACAAGTCTTCCCTGCAATAAAGGATATCGCTGTCATTTGTCTCTCTCTCAATCTCGTTACCACTGAGTATacttcaacacgttatcagcactgcTGCGAGATCAGAGAAGAACGAACAGTTACATGTTCACTTTTTTTTCTGCAAGCCTGCATTGTTCATCACCAAGTGCTGCCAAAGAAGCGTAGGAACCAGAAGCCTTAATGCTTCTTCGTCCTCTGTAACACGAAGACAAGAATTAAATAAATGATTCTGGTCATCGATCCAAAGGTATGGAGTATTTGGTGAATAGAAATGAACAGAAGAAAAGTTGGTCTATATTCTTGCTTTTCCTTGGTCGGTTTCGTTTCGATCTCGTTTCGCATGTCAGCAACTTGGAGGGGGCGCTGCCTGCTTCTTCCTCCCGTGAAAGGAAGGGATAGCCGATCTCGACCCGCGTTGGTCCGTTTGCGGGGGCTCGCCTCTCGCTTGATCCTACACTGTCGCACGCGCGTGCCACTGCGGCTCCCGACGTTGCGCAACGGACACCGTCGCGTTCCCGTGCCCTCCCGTGCCCTCGACGGATCTGCGCGCCCGCGCTGCAGAGGCCGGGGCATCGACGCTGGGGCCGCAGCGCTCGCGCCGTGGCCTTCGGAGGCTGCGCTGGTCGAGGGACTCGCGCCCGACCCGCTCTGCCTGAGCGCTTGCGCGCGCTGGGCGAGACGCGACCGAGCCGCCGAGGCCAagggccgccgcgccgccggagCCCGCCCACGCATGCCACAGCCGGTCGGGGCTgtgcgcaaccggcgcgccgccgGGGCCACCGCACCATGGGGAGGCGCTCCTGGATCGGGGCCAGGCCGAGCGCCTGCGCTGCCCAGGGCAGCCACGCAGTCGCCGAGCCGCTGGGGCCGCGGCGAGTCACCGGCCTGATCCGTGCCGCCGCTCCGTGGCCACGCCCGAGCCATGGCCGGGGCTGCACGCCCACAGTCGCCGGGGCCGCACCCACAGCAGCCGGAGCCGCGCCCACGAGCGCTGGGTGGCCGCGCCCGTGCCGCCGCGGGGGGCTGCAGCCGTGTCGCCGTgggcgccgcgcgacccgtgctgGGCAGCCGAGCCGCCAGGGGGCCACGCGCCCGCGACCAGGTAGGGCAGCGTGCCACCGGAGGCCTCGAGCACGCGCTGGGACCAGGGGAACCGCGCCTTGGCTGCACCTGAGCCAGCCAGGCTAGGCGGCGTCGTTTGCTGCTGATGGCAGACAGAGGACCGGTTAGGAAACCCTAACCGCCCACATGGGCCATTCTGGCCACATGGGCCGCCCCAGCAAGAGATTGGGCCGTCTATGACTGGCCGCAAAGGACCAGCGTTTCATTTATTTCTGTGCAAATTTTAAATACAAGACTATATGTTTTATACATAATTACTATATTAATCAGTATTTGGTATctaaatttgaatatttagacTACTAATGATATATGTAATTATGGTAGTTGTCTGTTTTATTATGAAAAACGCAGACTTGTCAGtgaattatattttttattttacatttataattcacataTTTTCGACTTACTTATGTTTTGCATTCTTTTATGTTTGCATGAAAAACATAGCACTTTAATAAGTCGAAACTGAATGGTCTATATGCAAAATGAGGTTGCAGTTTTTGGGTAAAAGCATAGGGTGATGGAGTCCTAAGCAATGGCTGCGCTAAATtctttatagaatttagtagcccagagaccgtgctttaggccgcatttgaaatgcctatcactatgaggtctacatctttcgagatgattacctatacgtgctaACCCAAAAAGATCATGGACCAAGCAGGCGTCGCGGGCTCTGGAGCCAGGCTGGACGCTGCAGTCATGGTGACTGctaaaagaattcttttaattaagttctacttaattaaatgatgaattcttgcaaaatatgacacatatcttgaacttgggatatttcaacacatgatggagatctaggctttggctgcaataagttcttggaatttatttgccctgagacactacaggaatcctaatgattcccgtcggccagcataattcccgtcggccagggaaAAAGCCGACGTGGATaacgtaactcccgtcggctacacTGAAGCCGACGAGAATAACATAACGCCCGTCGGCCAGAGagtaggccgacgggagttaacttaactCCCGTCAGCCAGAAAATAGGCCGACGGGGataacttaactcccgtcggccagagcgcaggccgacggggattaggcTTTTATGAGCGCGGGATTCGCCCGCGCGGGCTCATTTCTCCGCTCTCTGTCTTAGCGCCGCCGCTGCCCTTCTCTCCTCGCCGCCGCCTCCAACCGCCGCCGTGCCGCCGCCCATCCCCGCCGGAGCGCCGCCCTCGCCCCACCGCCGCGCACCCGTCCTCGCCGCCCGTCCTCGGCGCGCCGTTCTCGGAGCGCCGCCCGTCCTCGCCGCCCGTCGCCGCCCCTCGCCCGACGCCGCGCACCCGGGCGCCCCGGTGTCGCCCATCCGCCGCCCATCCTCTCGCGGCGCCGAGCGCCCAGCCGCCCCACCGCCGCGCGCCCGTCAGCGCCGCCGCGAgcccggccgcccgtccccgccgcgcgcgcgcccgtctgtcgcggccgtgcccgcccTCGCTCGTCTCCGCCGTGCCCCCACACCGCCCACATCGCCGCCGGGTCTCTCGGAGCGTCGTCGCTGCCTCCTCGAGCGCCGCCGCCGTGTCCAAGCGCCGTCTCCGCCCCCGACCGCCACGTGAGTTAATTATGTGTGTACATGTTAATGCATTGGATTGTGAATTTTAATTATATGTGTacatgtttattttcgtcggttttttatggccgacgggagttaccttTCATGTGATTAGTATTAATTTAATAACACTTGTGATTAGAGTGTGACTATAGTtaatttaatatcacatgtgtggcttCATGTTAGGTAATTATTTATTGTATTCTTATAGTAGATTTAACTTATACTATTGAATTgttaaatttgatgttatttattgattagatttaacttataatattaggaTGTATGAATGTTTCGATATTGATTAATTTGATGGTATTTATGtgtatatataattatttatgtatatatatagttttactacttacctatagatgtatatatgtatgtatatatgtgtgtgacatgtagaaacgtgattgtctcacacacactctttactcgtacacagccgcaataatgggtgacagacgtgattggatgtatgaggtttcaagaagggtgggtgtcacactagtgaatggtttgccaagacgcaaaaatttctggaccatgcagctgctttgtcacaaatagataatattaggtgtccatgcaataaatgtagaaatatgacgagccacaccaagaggcaggtcacactacacctgtgctcgcatggtttcgtgccaggctataaggtctggtatctccacggtgaagatgctgaacgagcagcagaagtagaagttgatgacggtgaagatgatgttgataggatggaccagatgcttgaggatctgcagcctgaactggcaccagatcatcatgattcacctacaccggaggttcagaagttcttcgacctactcaaagcatcagaagagcctcttcacgggcacactgacgtgaccgtcctcgaattcgtgacccgactgatgtcaatcaagtcaaaatttgcattttcaattaattgttacaaggagcttgtggatttgattagcgaggttcttcctacgggtcacaagatgcccaaagacatgtaccagtccaagaaattgcttgaaggtcttggtatggagtatgagaagattgatgtttgccaagacaactgtatgcttttttggaaggaacatggcagagaacagaaatgcttaaaatgtgggaagtcgaggtacgtggagcttgtaaatgaagatggggagaaggtggtgacaaaggttgcacataaacagcttcggtacatgcctctcactcctagagtgaaacgtttgtttctctcgaggaagaccgctatgcacatgaggtggcataaagattgtatggacagacaagatgggttaatggtgcacccgtcagatggtgatgcatggaaggctcttgacaaatttgatccagattttgccagcgatgcaagaaacgttcgtatcggcttggcaactgatggtttcacgccgttcaatatgaccgctgcgtcgtattcatgttggcctgtcattgccataccgtacaaccttccacctgctctttgcatgaaatatgagtttatgttcctatgtcttgttatacctgggcctgagcatcctggcgtacgcctcaatgtgatgcttcaaccactgattgaagagttgaagaagCTATGGCatggtgtggaagcctatgactgcttcaagaagcagaaattcaatcttcgtgttgcatatctgttctcggttcatgattttatggcgtatggtattttctctggatggagcgtgcatggtagattgacgtgtccttattgtgctaaagatacagattgttttcgtcttagtgctggtggcaagatatgttactttgattgccatagatgttttctacccttcaatcaccccttcagaaggcagagaaaggaatttaggaagggcaccattgtcacgaagggaccgcccaagcgacgtagtgggatagaaattacagaagagcatatgaaacttgtcctagacgagagtggtaaaaggtatcaaggttttggtgaggagcataactggactcacatatgtggcttgtgggagcttccttatgctaagtcattgattttgatgcacaacatcgacgtcatgcatcaagagagtaacttttgccaagccctcataaatacatgcatggatttccctgataaaacgaaagacaatgacaaggcacgcatggacttagcagtgatatgtgatcgtccaacccaagtgcttagagaaaacggaggcaaaccaaaagctgactattgtctgaaatctaagcaacggagagaagtgatgaagtgga harbors:
- the LOC103641257 gene encoding probable mixed-linked glucan synthase 6 produces the protein MAAGQQQASGGAKHGCVCGFPVCACAGAAAVASAASSADMDRVAVAATEGQIGAVNDESWIAVDLSDDGLSADGADPGVALEDRPVFRTEKIKGVLLHPYRVLIFVRLIAFTLFVIWRISHRNPDALWLWVTSIAGEFWFGFSWLLDQLPKLNPINRVPDLAALRQRFDRAGGGAGGGTSLLPGLDVFVTTADPFKEPILSTANSVLSILAADYPVERNTCYLSDDSGMLLTYEAMAEAAKFATVWVPFCRKHGIEPRGPESYFDLKSHPYMGRSQEDFVNDRRRVRKDYDEFKARINGLDHDIKQRSDAYNAARGLKDGEPRATWMADGTQWEGTWVEPSENHRKGDHAGIVLVLLNHPSHSRQLGPPASADNPLDLSMVDVRLPMLVYVSREKRPGHNHQKKAGAMNALTRCSAVLSNSPFILNLDCDHYINNSQALRAGICFMLGRDSDTVAFVQFPQRFEGVDPTDLYANHNRIFFDGTLRALDGMQGPIYVGTGCLFRRITLYGFDPPRINVGGPCFPALGGMFAKAKYEKPGLELTTTKAAVAKGKHGFLPMPKKSYGKSDAFADTIPMASHPSPFAAASAASVVADEATIAEAVAVCAAAYEKKTGWGSDIGWVYGTVTEDVVTGYRMHIKGWRSRYCSIYPHAFIGTAPINLTERLFQVLRWSTGSLEIFFSRNNPLFGSTFLHPLQRVAYINITTYPFTAIFLIFYTTVPALSFVTGHFIVQRPTTMFYVYLAIVLGTLLILAVLEVKWAGVTVFEWFRNGQFWMTASCSAYLAAVCQVLVKVVFRRDISFKLTSKQPAGDEKKDPYADLYVVRWTWLMVTPIIIILVNIIGSAVAFAKVLDGEWTHWLKVAGGVFFNFWVLFHLYPFAKGILGRHGKTPVVVLVWWAFTFVITAVLYINIPHIHGPGGKHGGAIGRHGGDAHHHGKKFDGYYLWP